In Parus major isolate Abel chromosome 8, Parus_major1.1, whole genome shotgun sequence, a single window of DNA contains:
- the LAMC1 gene encoding laminin subunit gamma-1 isoform X2 translates to MGAGKAFDITYVRLKFHTSRPESFAIYKRTQEDGPWVPYQYYSGSCESTYHKINRGFIRTGEDEQQALCTDEFSDISPLTGGNVAFSTLEGRPSAYNFDNSPVLQEWVTATDIRVTLNRLNTFGDEVFNDPKVLKSYYYAISDFAVGGRCKCNGHASECVKNELGKLVCNCKHNTFGVDCEKCLPFFNDRPWRRATAESANECLPCDCNGRSQECYFDPELYRATGHGGHCTACAGNTDGPHCERCRDSFYRLASDEACLPCSCNPVGSLSTQCDSYGQCSCKPGVMGDKCDRCQPGFHSLSEAGCRPCSCNAAGSTGECNIETGRCACKDSVEGFHCERCKPGFFHLDSSNPRGCTPCFCFGHSSVCTSAVGYSIYNITSSFESGEDEWRAEQRDGSEVLLQWSAETQDISVISDTYFPMYFVAPRKFLGNQVLSYGQNLTFSFHVDRRDTRLSAEDLVLEGAGLRVSVPLIAQGNSYPSENVQTFTFRLHEAADYPWRPALMAFEFQKLLYNLTSIKIRGTYSERSAGHLDDVTITSARPGPGVPVAWVESCSCPVGYEGQFCERCTSGYRRETPSLGPYSPCVPCTCNGHSETCDSETGMCNCRDNTAGTHCEKCSDGYYGDATAGTASDCQPCPCPGISSCAIVPRTKEVVCTSCQAGTTGKRCELCDDAYFGDPLGKKGAVRPCRLCQCNNNIDPNAVGNCDRQTGECLKCIYNTAGFYCDRCKDGFFGNPLAPDPSDKCRACHCNPYGTVNQQTNCNQVTGQCECLSHVTGRDCSACEPGFFNLQSGRGCERCNCHVLGSTSGQCDIQTGQCECQPGVTGQHCDRCEANHFGFGSEGCKPCDCDPEGSESLQCRENGHCECKEGFVGSRCNQCEENYFYNRSWPGCQECPACYRLVKDKVAEQRQRLQELENLIANLGTREETVTDEAFEERLKQAEREVTELLHEAQKSKDVDQGLMDRLRDINSSLVSQLNRLRNIQGTVQDTENLAEQARVRVEDTEDLISLASDMLEKAKMAAVNVSITSPEQIGDPNNMTLLAEEARKLAERHKKEADEIVRTAKAANDTSTEAYQLLMKTLAGENQTAIDIDELNQKYSQARNISQDLEKQANKVLVEAEEAGNRALEIYANLTSLPTVDSTGLENEANKINKEAEELDQLIARKLKDYEDLREDMKGKELEVKNLLEKGKTEQQTADQLLARADAAKALAEEAARKSSGTLQEANTILSNLKDFDRRVNDNKTAAEEALKKIPTISQTIAEANNKTHQAELALGNAAADAREAKARADDAEKIASSVQESAAATRAEADKTFAHVTGLAREVDDVMKQLQDAEKELKQKQANAEQDMKMAGEASQAAQEAEDNARKAKNSVNSLLTVINDLLDQLGQLETVDLNKLNEIEGTLSSAKNQMKDSDLDQKVSFLEREAKKQDDAIQAYNRDIEDILKDISNLEDIRKTLPSGCFNTPSIEKP, encoded by the exons AACTTTGACAacagcccagtgctgcag GAATGGGTGACAGCTACAGATATTAGAGTGACCCTCAATCGTCTGAACACATTTGGAGATGAAGTTTTCAATGACCCAAAAGTTCTGAAGTCTTACTACTATGCAATTTCTGATTTTGCTGTGGGTGGTAG ATGCAAATGCAATGGGCACGCAAGTGAGTGTGTGAAGAATGAGCTTGGGAAGCTGGTCTGCAACTGCAAGCACAACACCTTCGGAGTGGACTGTGAGAAGTGCCTTCCTTTCTTCAACGACCGCCCATGGAGGAGGGCAACCGCAGAGAGCGCCAACGAGTGCCTGC CATGCGACTGCAACGGGCGGTCCCAGGAGTGCTACTTTGACCCCGAGTTGTACCGTGCCACGGGCCATGGCGGCCACTGCACCGCCTGTGCCGGCAACACAGATGGACCCCACTGCGAGCGCTGCCGGGACAGCTTCTACCGCCTGGCCAGTGATGAGGCCTGTCTGCCATGCAGCTGCAATCCAGTCG GCTCCCTCAGCACACAGTGCGACAGCTACGGCCAGTGCAGCTGCAAACCTGGTGTGATGGGGGACAAGTGTGACAGGTGCCAGCCAGGGTTCCACTCCCTCTCTGAAGCTGGGTGCAG GCCATGTTCTTGCAATGCTGCTGGTAGCACAGGGGAATGTAACATTGAGACAGGGCGATGTGCGTGCAAGGACAGTGTGGAAGGATTCCACTGTGAGAG ATGCAAACCTGGATTTTTCCATCTGGATTCCTCCAACCCAAGAGGCTGTACCCCTTGCTTCTGTTTTGGACACTCTTCAGTCTGCACCAGTGCTGTGGGCTACAGTATCTATAACATCACATCCAGCTTCGAGTCTG GAGAGGATGAGTGGCGTGCTGAGCAGCGTGATGGCTCGGAAGTCTTGCTCCAATGGAGTGCTGAGACCCAAGATATCTCCGTTATCTCAGACACCTACTTTCCCATGTACTTCGTTGCACCCC GCAAGTTCTTGGGCAACCAGGTTTTGAGTTACGGGCAAAACCTGACTTTCTCCTTCCATGTGGACAGGCGGGACACACGCCTCTCTGCAGAAGACCTGGtgctggaaggggctgggctgagggTGTCAGTGCCTCTCATTGCCCAGGGCAACTCCTACCCCAGTGAGAATGTGCAGACCTTCACCTTCAG GCTCCATGAGGCTGCAGATTACCCGTGGAGGCCTGCTCTTATGGCATTTGAATTCCAAAAGCTTCTCTACAACTTGACTTCCATCAAGATCCGTGGGACATACAGCGAGAGAA GTGCCGGTCACCTGGATGATGTCACCATCACAAGTGCTCGTCCCGGACCCGGTGTGCCTGTGGCCTGGGTGGAGAGCTGCTCATGTCCAGTGGGATATGAGGGGCAGTTCTGTGAGCGTTGCACCTCTGGGTACCGGCGAGAGACCCCAAGCCTCGGGCCCTACAGCCCCTGTGTGCCTTGCACATGCAACGGGCACAGCGAGACATGTGATTCTGAGACGG GCATGTGCAATTGCAGGGATAACACAGCGGGGACTCACTGTGAGAAGTGCAGCGATGGGTATTATGGCGATGCCACGGCTGGCACAGCCTCGGATTGCCAGCCCTGCCCGTGCCCAGGCATCTCAAGCTGTGCCATTGTGCCCCGCACCAAAGAGGTTGTGTGCACCAGCTGTCAGGCTGGCACTACAG GCAAGAGGTGTGAGCTGTGTGATGATGCCTATTTCGGAGACCCACTGGGCAAAAAAGGTGCCGTGAGGCCCTGCCGCTTATGCCAGTGCAACAACAACATCGACCCCAATGCTGTGGGCAACTGTGACCGCCAGACCGGCGAGTGCCTCAAGTGCATCTACAACACTGCTGGCTTTTACTGCGACCGCTGCAAGGATGGCTTCTTCGGGAACCCCCTGGCCCCTGACCCCTCTGACAAGTGCAGAG cttgTCACTGCAATCCCTACGGCACAGTGAATCAGCAGACGAATTGCAATCAAGTGACTGGGCAGTGTGAGTGCTTGTCTCATGTCACTGGGAGGGACTGCAGTGCCTGTGAGCCTGGATTCTTCAACCTCCAGAGCGGACGTGGCTGTGAGAG GTGCAACTGCCACGTGCTGGGCTCCACCAGTGGGCAGTGTGACATCCAAACAGGACAGTGCGAGTGCCAGCCAGGCGTCACCGGCCAGCATTGTGACAGATGTGAGGCAAACCACTTTGGCTTTGGCTCTGAAGGCTGTAAAC CATGTGACTGTGATCCTGAGGGCTCGGAGTCCCTGCAGTGCCGGGAGAACGGTCACTGTGAGTGCAAGGAAGGCTTCGTGGGGAGCCGCTGCAACCAGTGTGAGGAGAACTATTTCTACAACCGCTCGTGGCCAGGCTGCCAGGAGTGTCCAGCCTGTTACAGATTAGTGAAAGATAAG GTAGCAGAGCAGCGTCAAAGACTGCAGGAGTTGGAAAATCTTATAGCAAATCTGGGTACCAGAGAAGAAACTGTAACTGATGAAGCCTTTGAAGAGAGGTTGAAGCAGGCAGAAAGAGAAGTTACAGAGTTGCTCCATGAAGCACAAAAGAGCAAAG ACGTAGATCAGGGCCTCATGGATCGTCTCAGAGACATCAACAGCAGCTTAGTGAGTCAACTCAACAGGCTGAGGAACATCCAGGGCACGGTGCAGGACACAGAGAACCTGGCGGAGCAGGCACGGGTGCGGGTGGAGGACACTGAGGACCTGATCAGCTTGGCTTCTGATATGCTGGAGAAGGCCAAGATGGCAGCTGTCAACGTG tccATTACATCTCCAGAGCAAATTGGGGACCCCAACAACATGACTCTGTTGGCAGAAGAGGCCCGTAAGCTGGCAGAAAG GCACAAGAAGGAAGCTGATGAGATTGTTCGCACAGCCAAGGCTGCAAATGATACTTCCACAGAAGCATATCAACTGCTGATGAAGACCCTGGCTGGAGAAAACCAAACTGCAATTGATATTGATGAGCTCAACCAGAA GTACAGTCAAGCAAGGAATATTTCTCAAGACCTAGAGAAACAGGCCAACAAGGTGCTTGTGGAGGCAGAGGAAGCTGGAAACAGAGCCCTGGAGATATATGCTAATCTCACCAGCCTGCCTACTGTGGATTCCACAGGGCTAGAG AATGAAGCAAATAAGATCAATAAGGAAGCAGAGGAACTGGATCAACTAATTGCCAGGAAGCTAAAAGATTATGAGGACTTGAGAGAAGATATGAAAGGAAAGGAGCTAGAAGTAAAGAACCTCTTGGAGAAAGGGAAGACAGAGCAGCAG ACTGCAGACCAGCTCTTGGCTCGAGCAGATGCAGCAAAAGCCCTGGCTGAAGAAGCTGCTCGGAAGAGCAGTGGCACACTACAGGAGGCCAATACCATTCTCAGCAATCTGAAAG ACTTTGACAGGCGGGTGAATGATAACaagacagcagctgaggaggCGCTGAAGAAGATCCCCACCATCAGCCAGACCATTGCAGAGGCCAACAACAAGACacaccaggcagagctggcactgggtaatgctgctgctgatgcCCGCGAGGCCAAGGCCAGAGCAGATGATGCTGAGAAAATTGCCAGCTCCGTTCAGGAG AGTGCTGCTGCTACCAGAGCCGAAGCCGACAAGACCTTTGCTCATGTGACAGGACTGGCCAGGGAGGTGGATGACGTgatgaagcagctgcaggatgcagaAAAAGAGCTGAAGCAGAAGCAGGCCAATGCTGAGCAGGATATGAAGATGGCAGGCGAG GCctcacaggctgcccaggaggcAGAAGACAATGCAAGAAAAGCTAAGAACTCTGTGAACAGCCTACTCACTGTCATTAATGACCTGCTGGATCAACTAG GGCAACTGGAGACTGTGGACTTGAACAAATTGAATGAAATTGAAGGTACCCTGAGCAGTGCCAAAAACCAGATGAAAGATAGTGACCTGGACCAGAAAGTGTCTTTCCTTGAGAGAGAAGCCAAGAAGCAAGATGATGCGATACAGGCCTACAACAGGGACATTGAAGACATCCTGAAGGACATTAGCAACCTGGAAGACATCAGGAAAACCTTGCCATCTGGATGTTTCAACACCCCGTCCATTGAGAAACCCTAA